One window of Camelina sativa cultivar DH55 chromosome 4, Cs, whole genome shotgun sequence genomic DNA carries:
- the LOC104781602 gene encoding protein STRICTOSIDINE SYNTHASE-LIKE 9-like produces MPLNQKVPTWFVVPAVLAVLSLILYRITIVPGDIEGAKNILALAKTIPTPVVGPESIEFDPQGEGPYAAMVDGRILKWLGDDLGWVEFAYTSPRRGNCSRYDVVPTCGRPLGLTFEKKTGDLYICDGYLGLMKVGPQGGLAELLVDEAEGRKIMFANQGDMDEEDDVFYFNDSSDKYHFRDVFLEGVSGDPSGRVIRYDKKTKEAKVVMDNLRCNNGLALNKDRSFLITCESATSLVHRYWIKGPKAGTRDIFTKVPGYPDNIRLTSTGGFWIGIHCKKNLIGKLILRYKWLGKLVEKTVSLKYVIGFINGFKPHGVAVKISGETGEVLEVLEDKEGKTMKYVSEAYERDDGKLWFGSVYWPAIWVLDRK; encoded by the exons ATGCCGCTTAATCAAAAAGTTCCGACTTGGTTCGTTGTTCCGGCTGTGCTGGCCGTCTTGTCCTTAATCTTGTATCGGATCACAATTGTGCCGGGAGATATAGAGGGCGCCAAAAATATATTGGCATTGGCTAAGACCATTCCAACTCCTGTTGTTGGACCTGAGAGCATTGAGTTTGACCCACAAGGAGAAGGTCCTTATGCTGCCATGGTGGACGGCCGTATTCTCAAGTGGCTCGGCGATGATCTCGGCTGGGTTGAGTTTGCATACACATCTCCTcgcag AGGGAACTGTTCAAGATATGACGTGGTGCCTACTTGTGGAAGGCCATTGGGACTTACTTTTGAGAAGAAAACGGGAGATTTGTACATCTGCGATGGTTACTTGGGGCTCATGAAGGTTGGACCACAGGGAGGCCTGGCCGAGTTACTTGTTGATGAAGCCGAAGGTCGTAAAATTATGTTTGCCAACCAAGGGGATATGGACGAAGAGGATGATGTCTTCTACTTCAATGATAGTAGTGACAAGTATCATTTCAG GGACGTATTTTTGGAGGGTGTCAGTGGTGACCCATCAGGAAGAGTGATCAGATACGATAAGAAGACGAAAGAGGCCAAAGTTGTCATGGACAATCTTCGTTGTAACAACGGTTTGGCTCTAAACAAAGACCGGTCTTTCCTAATTACATGTGAGTCTGCCACGAGTCTTGTCCACAGATACTGGATCAAAGGTCCCAAGGCCGGGACTCGTGATATCTTTACGAAAGTCCCGGGTTATCCCGACAACATCCGGTTGACATCAACGGGAGGCTTTTGGATTGGTATACATTGCAAAAAGAACTTAATAGGGAAACTGATTTTGAGATACAAATGGCTTGGAAAATTGGTTGAAAAGACAGTAAGTCTGAAGTACGTGATTGGTTTTATCAACGGATTTAAGCCGCATGGGGTTGCCGTGAAAATATCCGGAGAGACGGGAGAAGTTCTTGAGGTACttgaagacaaagaaggaaagACAATGAAGTATGTAAGCGAGGCTTATGAGAGAGATGATGGAAAGTTATGGTTTGGGTCTGTTTACTGGCCAGCCATATGGGTTCTTGATCGCAAATGA
- the LOC104781601 gene encoding protein STRICTOSIDINE SYNTHASE-LIKE 9-like, whose amino-acid sequence MPINDQKGSTWFVVPAVLAVLSIISYRTIIMAGDVEGAKNILGAAKTIPVPAVGPESIEFDPQGEGPYAAVVDGRILKWRGDDLGWVEFAYTSPHRGNCSTQKVVPSCGRPLGLTFEKKTGDLYICDGYLGLMKVGPQGGLAELLVDEAEGRKIMFANQGDMDEEDDVFYFNDSSDKYHFRDVFLEGVRLEPSGRVISYNKKTKEVKVVMDNLRCNNGLALNKDRSFLITCESATSLVHRYWIKGPKAGTRDIFTKVPGYPDNIRLTPTGDFWIGIHCKKNLIGPFIVRNPWVGKLVEKIVSLKYVIGFINGFKPHGVAVKISGETGEVLEVLEDKEGKTMKYVSEAYERDDGKLWFGSVYWPAVWVLDRK is encoded by the exons ATGCCCATTAATGATCAGAAAGGTTCGACTTGGTTCGTTGTTCCGGCTGTGCTGGCCGTCTTGTCCATAATCTCGTATCGGACCATAATTATGGCGGGAGATGTAGAGGGGGCAAAAAATATATTGGGAGCGGCTAAGACCATTCCAGTTCCTGCTGTTGGACCAGAGAGCATTGAGTTTGACCCACAAGGAGAAGGTCCTTATGCTGCCGTAGTGGACGGCCGTATTCTCAAGTGGCGCGGCGATGATCTCGGCTGGGTTGAGTTTGCCTACACATCTCCTCACAg AGGGAACTGCTCAACACAAAAAGTAGTGCCTAGTTGTGGAAGGCCATTGGGACTTACTTTTGAGAAGAAAACCGGAGATTTGTACATCTGCGATGGTTACTTGGGGCTCATGAAGGTTGGACCACAGGGAGGCCTGGCCGAGTTACTTGTTGATGAAGCCGAAGGTCGTAAAATTATGTTTGCCAACCAAGGGGATATGGACGAAGAGGATGATGTCTTCTACTTCAATGATAGTAGTGACAAGTATCATTTCAG GGACGTATTTTTGGAGGGTGTCAGACTTGAGCCGTCAGGAAGAGTGATCAGTTACAATAAGAAGACGAAAGAGGTCAAAGTTGTAATGGACAATCTTCGTTGTAACAACGGTTTGGCTCTGAACAAAGACCGGTCTTTCCTAATTACATGTGAGTCTGCCACGAGTCTTGTCCATAGATACTGGATCAAAGGTCCCAAAGCCGGGACTCGTGATATCTTTACGAAGGTCCCGGGTTACCCCGACAACATCCGGCTGACACCTACAGGAGACTTTTGGATTGGTATACACTGTAAAAAAAACCTAATCGGTCCATTTATTGTGAGGAATCCATGGGTCGGGAAATTAGTTGAAAAGATAGTAAGTTTGAAGTACGTGATTGGTTTTATCAACGGATTTAAGCCGCATGGGGTTGCCGTGAAAATATCCGGAGAGACGGGAGAGGTACTTGAGGTACttgaagacaaagaaggaaagACGATGAAGTATGTTAGCGAGGCTTATGAGAGAGATGATGGAAAGTTATGGTTTGGGTCCGTTTACTGGCCAGCCGTTTGGGTTCTTGATCGCAAATGA
- the LOC104781603 gene encoding protein STRICTOSIDINE SYNTHASE-LIKE 10-like has product MLVTVFLTVVVTILTILVSTSQTGYGIFVPPKMPGSRDVFPLVKVVNLTGASGPESIAFNPAGEGPYVGVADGRVLKWRGKSLGWTDFAYTSANRQMCVHPFAPELEHVCGRPLGLRFHKKTGDLYIADAYFGLLIVGPAGGLAKPLVTEAEGQPFRFTNDLDIDEHDDVIYFTDASSKFQRWEYFSSFLNVDKTGRFIKYDISSKKATVLLRDISFANGVALSKDRSFVLVDETTNCKVLRLWLSGPKAGIQDVFAVLPGYPDNIRRNLNGEFWVALNSLLYERRPYTKAVKLSASGEVLMVLEDKGKRLRYISDVEEKDGKLWIGSSVMPFVGVYDL; this is encoded by the exons ATGCTCGTTACAGTATTCTTAACAGTGGTTGTAACAATTCTCACAATCCTTGTCTCGACTTCTCAAACCGGTTATGGTATTTTCGTACCCCCTAAAATGCCTGGTTCGCGTGATGTTTTCCCGTTGGTCAAAGTGGTTAACTTAACCGGAGCCTCCGGTCCGGAGAGTATAGCTTTCAATCCAGCAGGGGAAGGTCCGTACGTTGGTGTCGCCGACGGTCGAGTATTGAAATGGCGCGGTAAATCACTTGGATGGACAGATTTCGCTTACACATCGGCTAATAg GCAGATGTGTGTTCACCCTTTTGCACCAGAGTTGGAGCACGTGTGTGGAAGGCCATTAGGATTGCGGTTCCATAAGAAAACCGGCGATCTCTACATAGCGGATGCTTACTTTGGCCTTCTTATTGTTGGTCCTGCTGGTGGTTTAGCCAAACCTTTGGTTACAGAAGCTGAGGGACAGCCGTTTCGTTTCACTAATGATTTGGACATTGATGAGCATGATGATGTGATTTACTTCACAGATGCTAGTTCCAAATTCCAGAGATG GGAATACTTCAGTTCTTTTTTAAACGTTGATAAAACTGGAAGGTTTATCAAGTATGATATATCAAGCAAGAAAGCGACGGTCTTATTACGTGACATTTCATTTGCTAACGGCGTTGCACTAAGCAAAGACCGGTCTTTCGTATTGGTAGACGAAACAACCAATTGCAAAGTCCTAAGGCTTTGGCTCTCTGGTCCAAAAGCAGGAATTCAAGATGTGTTTGCTGTGCTTCCGGGTTATCCTGACAACATCAGAAGAAACTTGAATGGAGAATTTTGGGTCGCTTTAAACTCGTTGTTATATGAAAGAAGACCTTATACTAAAGCCGTGAAGCTGAGTGCATCAGGAGAAGTTTTGATGGTACTTGAGGATAAGGGAAAGAGATTAAGGTATATAAGTGATGTGGAGGAGAAAGATGGCAAGCTTTGGATTGGTTCTAGTGTCATGCCATTTGTtggtgtttatgatttgtag
- the LOC104784120 gene encoding uncharacterized protein LOC104784120, with protein MGQSCQNPLQDATEKGTPYILPSGEVCVKIPNSVIESNRKSWDFFVLGQFYSDPPSKGTLHNIVNGIWSKHYKDISVSKLDGNAFLFRIPNASTRNHVIAQRLWQIEGQTMFVTKWEPGVIPKKPELSSAPIWLELQNVPLQFFNEEGLEYVAGLVGEPKFLHPSTANKTNLEVARVFTIIDPGKPLPEAVNVQFASGEIARVLVSSPRMPPVCSHCKGIGNTIKRCSSAPITCPTCKSTTHSPESCPRLKEPNAKRRQQKKHPKPQPNQGTPLPGQGAKMGEPSGLSVQSKVTNTHSSDGTVSEVEADSSDTFSSDSGGACGDEYDEKFQVALSKRKRKVHHRSGFKKWIRGTKSLFGGLIETHVKQEKMKKFVNNLLPGWCFDENYGFSDLGKIWIMWDPSVQVVVLSKSLQMVTSEVLLPEAKDKIIVSIIYASNDEGQRKELWAELVSITNSQLMLNKPWIVLGDFNQTLNPDEHSSPATLNVDPKTRDFRDCLLEADLSDMTFKGSTFTWWNKSKTRLIAKKLDRVLVNSHWFTVYPASFAVFGEPGFSDHASCGVTLDTGTIKEKRPFSVLQLPPSKPILSSACGGQLVFL; from the exons ATGGGTCAGTCTTGTCAAAACCCCCTCCAGGATGCTACGGAAAAAGGCACACCATATATTCTTCCTTCTGGGGAAGTTTGCGTTAAAATCCCAAACTCAGTAATAGAGAGTAACAGGAAGTCATGGGATTTTTTTGTGCTGGGGCAATTCTACTCAGACCCCCCATCTAAAGGTACCCTTCACAACATTGTAAACGGAATCTGGAGTAAGCATTACAAAGATATCTCAGTTTCAAAACTAGATGGGAACGCTTTCCTCTTTCGCATACCAAATGCTTCCACCAGAAATCACGTAATTGCTCAACGACTATGGCAGATTGAAGGGCAAACTATGTTTGTAACTAAATGGGAACCTGGAGTTATCCCTAAGAAGCCGGAGCTATCTTCTGCACCCATTTGGCTAGAACTACAAAATGTCCCTCTGCAATTCTTCAACGAGGAAGGCCTCGAGTATGTAGCTGGGCTAGTAGGAGAACCGAAATTTTTACACCCATCCactgcaaacaaaacaaatcttgaGGTAGCTAGGGTGTTCACCATCATTGACCCCGGCAAGCCATTGCCCGAGGCAGTCAATGTTCAATTTGCTTCTGGTGAAATAGCCCGTGTTCTGGTATCTAGCCCAAGGATGCCACCAGTATGCTCTCACTGCAAAGGTATTGGGAACACTATCAAGCGTTGTTCATCAGCTCCAATAACCTGTCCTACTTGCAAGTCCACTACGCATTCCCCCGAATCTTGTCCAAGGCTAAAGGAACCAAATGCAAAACGTAGGCAACAAAAGAAGCATCCCAAACCTCAACCAAATCAAGGTACTCCTTTGCCTGGTCAAGGTGCGAAGATG GGCGAGCCAAGTGGTTTATCGGTTCAGAGCAAGGTCACTAATACACACTCCTCCGATGGTACGGTATCTGAAGTTGAAGCAGACTCGTCAGATACCTTCTCCTCAGATAGTGGCGGAGCGTGTGGCGATGAGTATGATGAGAAGTTTCAAGTTGCTCTCTCCAAGAGGAAACGTAAGGTTCA cCATAGAAGCGGGTTTAAAAAATGGATTAGGGGAACTAAATCCCTTTTTGGTGGTCTTATTGAGACTCATGTCAAgcaggagaagatgaagaaatttgTAAATAATCTTCTACCTGGCTGGtgttttgatgaaaactatGGCTTTTCGGATTTGGGGAAAATATGGATCATGTGGGATCCTAGCGTTCAGGTGGTGGTGTTATCAAAATCTTTACAGATGGTTACGTCTGAAGTTCTGTTGCCGGAGGCGAAAGATAAAATCATCGTCTCTATCATCTATGCTTCAAATGATGAGGGACAAAGAAAGGAGCTTTGGGCCGAACTGGTCTCGATTACAAATTCCCAGCTTATGCTAAACAAACCATGGATTGTTCTAGGTGATTTCAACCAAACTCTCAACCCAGACGAACACTCTTCGCCTGCCACTCTAAatgttgacccaaaaactaGAGACTTCAGAGATTGCTTGTTGGAAGCGGATCTATCTGACATGACTTTCAAAGGAAGTACTTTCACTTGGTGGAACAAGTCAAAGACAAGATTAATTGCTAAGAAGCTGGACAGAGTTCTGGTTAATTCCCACTGGTTTACAGTCTACCCTGCTTCATTTGCCGTTTTTGGAGAACCAGGCTTCTCGGATCATGCATCATGTGGAGTTACTTTGGACACTGGTACAATCAAAGAGAAACGTCCTTTTTCAGTTCTTCAACTTCCTCCTTCAAAACCAATTCTTTCTTCCGCTTGTGGCGGACAGTTGGTTTTCCTATAA
- the LOC104781605 gene encoding protein STRICTOSIDINE SYNTHASE-LIKE 10-like, with the protein MTTILVTVFLTVVVTILAILVSTTQTGYGIFAPPKIAGSRDVFPSAKVVNLTGASGPESIAFDPAGEGPYVGVSDGRVLKWRGESLGWTDFAYTSANREMCVRPFAPELEHVCGRPLGLRFDKKSGDLYIADAYFGLLIVGPTGGLARLLVTEAEGQPLRFTNDLDIDEHDDVIYFTDTSAKFQRRQFLAAVLNVDKTGRFIKYDRSSKKATVLLQGLAFANGVALSKDRSFVLVVETTTCKILRLWLSGPNAGTQDVFAELPGFPDNIRRNSNGEFWVALHSKKGLFAKLSLSQTWFKDLVLRLPISAPRLHSLFTGGRPHATAVKLSESGEVLEVLEDKEGKRLRFISEVEEKDGKLWIGSVLMPFLGVYGL; encoded by the exons ATGACCACGATTCTCGTAACAGTATTCTTAACAGTGGTTGTAACAATCCTAGCAATCCTTGTCTCAACTACTCAAACCGGTTACGGCATCTTCGCACCGCCTAAAATCGCCGGTTCGCGCGATGTTTTCCCGTCGGCGAAAGTGGTTAACTTAACCGGAGCCTCCGGTCCGGAGAGTATAGCTTTCGATCCAGCAGGGGAAGGTCCCTACGTTGGCGTCTCTGACGGTCGAGTCTTGAAATGGCGCGGTGAATCGCTTGGATGGACCGATTTCGCTTACACATCGGCCAATAG GGAGATGTGTGTTCGCCCTTTTGCACCAGAGTTGGAGCATGTGTGTGGAAGGCCATTGGGATTGAGGTTCGATAAGAAAAGTGGAGATCTTTACATAGCGGATGCTTACTTTGGCCTTCTTATTGTTGGTCCTACTGGTGGTTTAGCTAGACTTTTAGTTACAGAAGCTGAGGGGCAGCCGCTTCGTTTCACTAATGATTTGGACATTGATGAGCATGATGATGTGATTTACTTCACGGATACCAGTGCCAAGTTCCAGAGAAG GCAATTCTTAGCTGCTGTTTTGAACGTTGATAAGACTGGAAGGTTTATCAAGTATGATAGATCAAGCAAGAAAGCCACGGTCTTATTACAAGGCCTTGCATTTGCAAACGGCGTTGCACTAAGCAAAGACCGGTCTTTTGTATTGGTAGTCGAAACAACCACTTGCAAGATCCTAAGGCTTTGGCTCTCTGGTCCAAACGCAGGAACCCAAGATGTGTTTGCTGAGCTTCCAGGTTTCCCTGACAACATCAGAAGAAACTCGAATGGAGAATTCTGGGTCGCTTTACACTCAAAGAAAGGTCTTTTCGCGAAACTCTCGCTCTCTCAAACTTGGTTCAAAGATTTGGTGCTTCGACTTCCGATCAGTGCCCCGCGCCTGCACTCGCTCTTCACTGGAGGAAGACCTCATGCTACAGCCGTGAAGCTGAGTGAATCAGGAGAGGTTCTGGAGGTACTTGAGGACAAGGAAGGAAAGAGATTAAGGTTTATAAGTGAAGTGGAAGAGAAAGATGGCAAGCTTTGGATTGGTTCTGTTCTCATGCCATTTCTTGGTGTTTATGGTTTGTAG